GCCGCCTGCACTGCGGAAGGGAAGACGACCCTCATCTCCATGAGCAACGGCAAGGCGGAAGCCCGGGAGGCTTCCGCGAAGGAAGTGGAGGACGTGAGCGCGAATACGGCTGCGCTCAAGGCCGGGGAGGCCAAGGCCAACCTGAAGGCGCTCTTCACGTCACAGCGAGCGTTCTTGCAGGAGAAGGATCGGTACTCAGCCAATGCTGTCGAGCTCGGGTATTCTCCCGAGCGAGGAAACCGCTATGCCTATTTCCTCACCGCCCGCGGGGTCATCCAGAAGCGCGATTCGGCGCAGCTCCTCTCGCAGCAGACCGTCAACATCATCGCTCCGGACACGCATCAGCATTCGGATGCGGTTCTCCCTTCTGGGTTGAAGGAAGCGGGCTGCCCTCTGACTTTTGGCACGAACCAGGACGGGGAGCCGGTGGGATTGGGCGTCTCGGGTGCTGGCTCGGAGCAGCATTTCATCGCCTACGCCATCGGCAACGTGGATTCGGATCCGGACATGGACTGCTGGTCCATTTCCGATGTGGAGCGCAAGACGAAGAGCGGGGATACCATTCCTGCTGGTGTGCCTTTCCAGGAGCGTAGCGACTACGAGGAGCCCAAGACGGCGACCTCTCCGACGCCGTGATGCGCCCTTTGGCCTGATGAGGTCACTGGTGGTCGAGCGCGAAATCACGACCACGGGTGACGGCGCGCCCGAGGGCACAAGGCACGAAGACGACCCGTCGTGTCATGTTCGCCCTCGGGAAGTGTCGCTGAGGTGACGGGCTCGGGATGCCCGTGCCTTGTTCGTCGATGTTGCAGGAACTTGTTCCGCAAGTTGGGTCTGGAGTTCCTTCGCGTTGGCAAGGCCTCGCTGCAAGATTTGTATGCGCGCTGCGTAGATGAACTCGGGCAATACATGGTTTGTCATGCAGTCCATGTGCGTGCGGAGCGGGGACGTCACGGGGACACCCCCAGCCCAGGTCAAGTCGCGCCCCTTCACGTCCGCGAAGTACAGGCGAACTCCAGGTGGAGTGCGGAGCCGTCGCCGTGACCAGGCCGCTGGCAGGGTGAGGTGATGCACCGCCGGCAGGGCGTCCGAAAGCTGGTGCAGCGAGAGCGCTGTCTCGTGGCTGAAGACGCCCGCTTGCTCGCTCCATAGCCAGAGCACGATGAGCTCCTCGTGCTCTCCAGCCGGGTAGTGCGTGAGCCGGTAGACGCCACGACGGGCGCGCTGCAGACGGCCCTGCTTCACATGGTGGGTCAGGAGCGGCAGGGAGTAGCCGGCCTCCTGCGCCTGCTGCGTGGTGACGTAGCCGCCCTGGCCCGCGGCGATTTCGTAGAGCTGCCCCCAATCGGGCGGATTCGGGCGATTCGGCTGCATGCACGAATGTTAAATCTAATTGAATGTTCGTGCACGAGGTGGACCCTCACCCCAGCCCTCTCCCAGAGGGAGAGGGAGTCGCGTGCCACGTCCTCCGGGCCACCCCCCAGCAGGCCGCGTCAGATGTTGATGCTCTGCGGAATCGCCGTGGGCAGCAGCGTCTCGTAGGGGATGCGCGAGAGGTTGCGCCGGCCGATCTCCTGCTCCGTGGCGCGCAGGCGCTTCTGGAAGACCTCGAGCGCGGGCCACACGCGCGCGTCCGAGAACCAGGGCTCGCGCAGGTACGTGTCGTAGCCGCCGAGCCGCGTGAAGTACACGTTGCCCAGCCCGAAGGTGACCGCCTGCTGCAGGAAGGCCATCTGCAACGGCGGCAGGTGGGTCAGCTCGGTGCGCGCGGGCAGCTCCTCCACGGAGGTGGGCGCGGGGGCGTAGGCCGCCAGCGGCAGGGCCGGGGTGTAGCTCATGATGGTCCGCTGCGGGAAGTTGACCGCCGCGTGCTGCGCGCTCGCGGTGAAGATGACGTAGGTGGCCAGGTCCACCAGGTACTCGAACGTCTGGATGCCCGTGCCGTTCTCCCCCACGTCCTTCAGCTTGCCGGCCTCGGGGCTGGACAGCTCGGTGACCCAGGCCTGCAGCTCGTAGTCGCTGCGCACGGCGGCGTCATCGTTGTAGTAGATGGACAGGTACTCGCTCACCCAGGCGCGGATGTCGTTCCAGAGCAGCAGCCCATCATCGCGGTACGGGTAGTCCGGCAGCTTCGAGGCGTCCTCCACCCGGCGGGCCGCCAGCGCCCGGGGCAGGAACGCCTGGTTGATGGAGTGGTTGGCCACGGCCTGGATGCTCAACTGGGTGGAGGCCTTGATCTCTCCGCCGAGCAGCTGGTCCACGGGGCCCCCGGGCGCGATGAGCGAGGTCTCCGCGGCGTTGTTGATGGCCAGGGTGCCCTGGAAGTGGGGCGTCAGCAGGACGTAGAGCGGGTGCTCGGGGGCGAGCTGGCGGTGCGTGGACAGGGTGAACTCCTCGAGGACCAGGTGCGTGAGCCCCAGGTGCGAGATGAGCTCGTGATAGTTGCCATCCGCCACCTGCACGTGCAGGCGCGCCAGGCGCCAGGAGGTGCCGTCCGCCGGGGTGAAGATGGGGTTGGAGCGGCCCGGCGTCTGCGAGCACTGGATGGCCACCGCGCGCAGCTTCCGGTCGGACTGGCTCGCGGCGGGCACGGCGAACAGGGCGAGCGGCGCTTCGATGTACTTCTGCCCGCCCGAGGTCTGTCCGGTGGGAATGCCCTGGAAGACGGCGTAGTCCAGCAGGTAGAGCCGTCCCTCACTGCCCGCGCGCGCCAGGGAGTCCTCCGGGCCCATCACGGCCTGGAACTGCGCGTCCGTCACCGGGAACTTCTCGGGGAGCGCGTCGATGCCCTGGAGCAGCACCGGGTTGGGTCCGGCCAGCCGCATGCGCGCGAAGATGAGGTCGGTCTCGTAGTTGCTGGCGACCGACGGCGGCTGCAGCAGCGAGAACTGGTCCGCGTAGTCGGCGAGCGACGCCGCCTGGCCGAACAGTCCCAGGTACCGCAGGAACAGCTCACCGGCCTCGGACAGCAGCTTCTTGAGCAGGGTGTCGACGAGGTCGAGGATGTCCTGCCCGATGGAGGGCGCATCCAGCGCGGCCTGGGTGGCGAGCTCGGAGACCAGCGCGACACCGGCGGTGTCTTCCAGTATCTGGCCCGCCGCCTTGAGCAGCGTCCGGGGGCGCTCGATGACACCGGCGATGATCGCCACACCCGGCGAGCGCGGGGCCTGGTGGAGCCGGGCGGTCCGGTCCGACAGCCGGCTGAAGCCCTCCGTCAGGTCCTGGTGGAAGTCCTCGACCTTCTGGAGCTCCGGCTCGGACAGGTTGGCGTCGTTCTGGATCGCCTCTCCGTTGTCGAAGAGCTTCGCGCCGATGGCCAGCACGTTGCCCAGCAACTGCAGCGCGGTGGTGGCGATGCCATCCAACCAGACGAA
The sequence above is drawn from the Archangium gephyra genome and encodes:
- a CDS encoding type IV toxin-antitoxin system AbiEi family antitoxin domain-containing protein, producing MQPNRPNPPDWGQLYEIAAGQGGYVTTQQAQEAGYSLPLLTHHVKQGRLQRARRGVYRLTHYPAGEHEELIVLWLWSEQAGVFSHETALSLHQLSDALPAVHHLTLPAAWSRRRLRTPPGVRLYFADVKGRDLTWAGGVPVTSPLRTHMDCMTNHVLPEFIYAARIQILQRGLANAKELQTQLAEQVPATSTNKARASRARHLSDTSRGRT
- a CDS encoding lipoxygenase family protein, which translates into the protein MSLIPSLPQNDSPTQQQQRLATLTTQRQVYAYNFDSRLSPLGIAAQVPRQDSFSFVWLDGIATTALQLLGNVLAIGAKLFDNGEAIQNDANLSEPELQKVEDFHQDLTEGFSRLSDRTARLHQAPRSPGVAIIAGVIERPRTLLKAAGQILEDTAGVALVSELATQAALDAPSIGQDILDLVDTLLKKLLSEAGELFLRYLGLFGQAASLADYADQFSLLQPPSVASNYETDLIFARMRLAGPNPVLLQGIDALPEKFPVTDAQFQAVMGPEDSLARAGSEGRLYLLDYAVFQGIPTGQTSGGQKYIEAPLALFAVPAASQSDRKLRAVAIQCSQTPGRSNPIFTPADGTSWRLARLHVQVADGNYHELISHLGLTHLVLEEFTLSTHRQLAPEHPLYVLLTPHFQGTLAINNAAETSLIAPGGPVDQLLGGEIKASTQLSIQAVANHSINQAFLPRALAARRVEDASKLPDYPYRDDGLLLWNDIRAWVSEYLSIYYNDDAAVRSDYELQAWVTELSSPEAGKLKDVGENGTGIQTFEYLVDLATYVIFTASAQHAAVNFPQRTIMSYTPALPLAAYAPAPTSVEELPARTELTHLPPLQMAFLQQAVTFGLGNVYFTRLGGYDTYLREPWFSDARVWPALEVFQKRLRATEQEIGRRNLSRIPYETLLPTAIPQSINI